Sequence from the Fundulus heteroclitus isolate FHET01 chromosome 7, MU-UCD_Fhet_4.1, whole genome shotgun sequence genome:
TGAAAGCGAGGCGTGGGGTAAACTTTGCCTCGGACTGCTGTCAGAGACGGACAGGCGGATGCAAGAAGCGTCTCTGTGAAGTGATTTCACCCAAGAGGAGCTGGGCCTCCTAACTTTCCCCTCTCTACGCTCATGTGAGTGTCTTTTGTTTGATGATCAAAACTAGTTTGCTTTCTGCTAATTCCATGCAGTTAAACCTTTTTTCTTCACGGAGACgagaagaagatgaaaaaagaTTAAACATACATATGTAAATATCTCTTAATAAAGGAAGGAATCCTTAATGAGGTTTCCAGTTTTTTCCCTCCTATCGTCGTCATTATCAGGCGCTGCTGGATGAACTGCGTGTCATCCAGGAGCCAGGTGACGCATAGACGCGCAAAACAACGACATCTGCAGTTCACTGAGACCCCACAGTTTGCCTCACAGAAGCGGCCGAATGAAAAGCACATTTAGCCACATTTTTGGACCGCAGCCACAAATGCAGCCTCAGCGGAATGAAGCAGTGAGATGGACCACGACACCTGGGGAACAGGAGCAGGGTATTCCGTGCAGGACCTCAGGGGTCTACTTACTCAGTGCGCTCCATGCTCCATCATCAGAGAAAAGAGTCTCCGCTCCGGGTTCCTCGCCGTAGTGGGGGGGCGGGTGCTGCTCGGTTTCACGCCGGGCAAGCCAAGTCGGTGGCAGGGCGAGCAGAAAACAGTCCCCGCTCTAGACGCACGCGTGGCTGGGCGTTCAAAACACCTCCGCCGCTTTCAGGGTCAGTACCGGTGGGTCCCGGCTGCGCGTCCTGCTTCCGTTGTTGCGGCTTTCTCCTTGGGAACTGTGCTGCCTTCAGGTGCTGCtcgggaaaaacaacaacaacaacaaagacttAATTAGCGGAATCTGTTGCAGTTTTTCACGAGGGGGTTACAACTTtaagtggtttttttttttggttaaaattcactgaagagtgttgataaagaaagaaagaaaaaaagacatgctACATAGAAATACAATACAATGAACAAATACAAGTGGGAGGCAGGTGGGTGTGACGTATTTATAACAGATGGAGTGAAATGAGCAGGCTTGGTCATTCTTGGATGCAGAAATCCACGTTATAGTTTAGTGTTTTCCTTAGTTTAGATGTGTGAGATGTACGCTTACACTTTTGGTAAGTGAATGCAACACAGCCGTGGCACAAGGCTCTAAccctgtccttgattggccctagtgaggggaggggggtggCAGCCACTCAGCCCCACAGCAGGTCCCCCTCCTCCAATCCCCCTCCACACTCACATCATCAGTCACTCTTTAGTCCGATGCATACCTTCTCTGGTGGCTGAAAGACCTAATTAAAGGATTTTTCTTTAATAGAATCTGCACAAATGGTGCTGAGTCACACAGTTAAATCGTATGGATAGAAAAAATAATGTAGCATTACActcaaatagacaaaaaaaaagcaaacacgaGAAACTAGAAAATGCAAGTGGAAATTTATCTTTTAATATATTAGATCATTTTTTATCACACATGTCCATCAGTGTCTGGCGTACATTTCCAAAATTCCCTACAGAGATGTAAAACACTCTCTCAGAAGGATTAAACCAATACTTTGGATTGTGTTAAATGAGACATTTCAACTTGCATTCAGTTGTTTCTTTCTCAGGATTTCTTAGCTCAAAGTTGTGTATATTGGAGGCGAGGTTCTGTGTAGGCACTGcttgttgttttaatggtaaATTTATTGTGTTACCtacagttattttctgtcaaagcAATGTACATTATGTCAGTGTAGAGTTAGTGGTTTTTACTGGGCAACAACTCAAATATTAAATACTggggaaagcaaaaaaaaacctgtactCTATATTGAATGGAAATAAGGTTCTAGTGCCAAGTTGAACATTGTGTATAATGGCTGCTCACTTTAACTCTggaattttaatattttcccttctgtttatttgtaacattttaGCATGTTCATATTTCAGTGGTAAATAACAGATGTATTCCGCATTGTACAGTGATGTTTAGATTTGTCGTCTTTGTTTCTTATGTTGTAAATGagctctttgctgctggtacacctgaatttccccattgtggcaCAATAAAGGGTCTTTCTCTTTTCCTATTCTACTCCAAAGATTCTGTTCATTGGCATCAGCTGTCATTCTTCTAGCTCTAACCTGTAAGCTGAATTTATCTGTTAAGTTGCAGATTTGCAGATTTTGAAACAAAAAGCTGTTGCTTCAACATCAAATGTCCAGTTACTCATGTTGTTTGATTTAGTTGTAAAATCCACACCTGATTAATGTTGTATCGTGTGTATGTTTTAGTAGATATTTTCATCAGATTATGCtaatagaaaaacaacaaaaaatttatttctaactagttttagttttcttttctactaaaaaaacagaaaaacgtaCATTTAAATTGGCCCTTGTGCTTGGCAGCACTTCCAACACGTCACTTCTTTGCGTGATAAAATCAcgggaaaataaagtaaacagcCAAGATGTTGAGATCATTGGATGTGAAGGTGTGACACTCATTTGTCCAAATAAGTATGAATTCCTATGGATTGAATCCACCTTCCATTATAATTTTAAGAAAAGCGAGGAGGTCTGTGTCCTGGAGATTTATCTGTTGTGGTGGGGAACGTGCACTTTGATgtcagagaaaaagcaaaaacctcATGAAAATGTGAGCGTCGTTTGGGATAAAGCCAGTTGGGATGACCATATAAGACATATCAACGATTGCAAATGCATTCAGGGACAGTTCCTGGAGCCATGTCTCGTGTTCTGATTAAACTAAATGCGAAGTGTTTGGTCAAATCGACCGTCTCTCCAGTTGGAGAAAAACGGCGGATGCTTGTGAACAACCCTCTGGCTGTTCCTATAGAGACGGCAGCATCATATTGTGGGGTGGTTCACTGCAGGAATGACCGCTGTACCTCACAAGATGGATGACatcatgaaggaaaaaaaacattgtgtggaAATACTAAAGCAGCATCTCAAGACATAAGACAGGGAGTTAAAACCAGGGGACAAACAGATCCTCCAAGTACAATACAATGACCCTACGCACACCACAGAGTAGTTGCAAAGGGCTTTGAGGGCAACAAGGTTTATGTTTTGGAGTATCCATCACAAGGACGACATCCCATTTTCCTCCCTTTGAAAATGTGCGGGCTGAGCTGAGAAGGTGCTACAGAAGAAGGCCTACAATCCTGACTCAGTTGCATCAGTTCTGTCAGGAATAACGGGGCCAAAATTTACTCAGACTTCTGGGAAACGTGTGGAAGGATACCCAAGTCATTAACCAAAGTGGTAcagtttaaaagtaatttatatCATACactaaaaaaatgaaactaaacttCTAAACCCGTAGaaagtagttgttaaaaaacgTGAATGTTTTTgaacactcatttaaaaaattgaAACACGTGTATCATATAGATTCTTTACAGATAGAGCAAAAATGGTTTGTGCTTTTATCACTTGTAATTTGGATGATTatgagaaaaatacaaaatcagtgtctcagaaaaatAGGACTTAAAAAAGATAAACGCCCTATTCAGCTATTATAATTAACTCACAACACCTGCAAAGGCTTCCTgagctttccaaaaaaagtaaaaaacaaaccaaaaaaagtaaaaatcaaagcacctggacttgttttccgttgttgaagacgtttcacttcctctccaggaagctttctcaattcaaaaagtctggagtaatgtggagtaacaagctttatactactgtccaaacaaaagccttgtaatggcttagataacatgcaaaaacaacagaaacaggtccatcccttagtaatgggcggtcgttaaagtcattaagccagcagattggaccgaaactggtccactcctctgtaatgaggagtcgttagggttgttattggcctggcttaaaggaacaatgttttgatcacccgtatgagggtgagagttaaggtgatgattggccggaattaaccctatagctgtgttgtaagtttttgagagttggaactctaaggccccctcctctgtttaaggttggtttccTGAGCTTCCAAATTGTCCCTCTGTCTGggtggacagatgtccagaagacagtcacTGACACTCTGGCCTTAGgagaaaaacaactaaactgcTGCTCGTCTACTCCAAAGttctcttttcagatgaaagtgaagtttgcatttcgtttggaaatcaaggtcctggagtctggaggaagagtggagagggaCAGATTCCATGTTTCTTGtagtccagtgtgaagtttccacagtccgTGCTGGTTTAGGGTGCCGTGTCGTTTGCTGGTGCTGCTTCCACTGgcttttctgaagtccacaggcGATGCAGCCGTCTAGCAGGACATCTGACATCAAGTctgagacttgacttggacttgagcactgatgactcgaacttggactcgaactcctacattcagatcattctgactcgaaaattgagaaaaagactcaactttttttatatcattaggctataattttaatatgccattagaatattatttggtatatgattttaatatctaaattattagtgcaatgtggtggagtgtggatttttttttttttttgtttaaaaacatgtaggctatgcttactttagtgcggaacttggactcgacttggatcaatagtgactcgactcggactcgactcagatttttttttaatgacttggacttgacacggacttgaacactggagactcgaacctggactcggactcgaggcataatgacttgactacaacactgctgcaTGGAGatgctgttttccttttccagcaGGGTTTGGTAGGGTACCATGGTATCCAAAGGTATCCAAAGGTATCCAAAAGGTATCCAAAAGGTATCCAAAGCTGGTTTGTTGATCTCAGTGTTACTGTGCTTGACTGgccagcaacccccccccccccccccccccccgacctgAACCCCATGAAAAATCGAAAGGTTGCTGccaggaggaagatgagagaaaaACGGGGATATGACTTACAGCGTGTGTAAATCTTTGATGCACGCATGAAAATCTCCAGGAACATGAATTATGTCCACGAGTGCTACTTAAAATAGCTTGATTGGCATGTCCTTTATATTAACAATTATTGTTAAAGGAACTCTGCACTTTACATCCATAAATGGCGACCTTTTTTTAAACCGAATTGGTGTTTCTTTCACAAGTGGTGAACACATTTTCTGTAATGTCTGAATGACTTAACTGGATTGCACGACTGCATCTGGGGTTAAACTTGCATCAAaatatgtttgttgtttttttttgcagaatttgaTGTACAGTCCAGGGTTTGCACACATTTTCCACCATCTTCAGACTACCTGCAATCGCCTAATTTATTAAACAGGTCCAAGACTCCCCTCCTGCAGGcacctgtttttatttcactcaGCACCGACTGCGGCTAACAACCGGGGAGCGCCCTGCCGTGGCTCGAGGATACAGTTGCTCAGAAACCATAAAcctctcctctcacagtccaggGGCAACCCCCTGAAGTAACTGATACCACCGGAGGACAGCCAGTGTTTACCTCCGTCTATGGAAACAGACCCGCGCTGGTGTCTTTTCACATGGGATTCAGACACTGTGAAACAGGATTCCGGGCCTTTTGTCAGCCTCCCTGGTCAACTTTCAAAGCTCGGCAGTCTTCAAAGGATTCTGATCACAAAAGAAACGAGGGAAAAGAGACGAAAGCCGCAAATTTAGTCAAAATtattcttcttcctcttcagaGTCCGCAGGTAGTCAcacctttttgttctttttatgcttttactcCGTGGTAAACAGGAAGACAGcaggactgtggaccagttgcCGATAATCTGCTCATGTAAGCATCAGATTCCAGTCGCCACTGATGCTGATCCTTTAATGTTTGAAGGCAGCAAAGCATATGGCCTCACTAAATTTCAGGCAAAGCAGGATTTAAGACTTAGGTTGCATTAACACTTTAAACTAAGGAAAAGACATTAATTTTACTGCCCTGGGGTTCAAGAAGCTCCAAGCCCCTGTAGCCAGAGACGCTTTAAACTGCAATCAGCAAGTGTTAACCTTTGTGTCTCATTAGTCTCAGCCATTCAGGACCTCCACAGTGGATCTGAACTGTTCACCTAAGTCTTCCTCTGCATTTGGTTCCAAAACCAGcgtgcccctttttttttttgtaagcgaCTAGAGCTGCTCAACGTGTCCAACTGATGTCGTCATGGAAAATCCAGGTGTGCAATATCGCAATTGCACATAACTCGTTGGATATCATGTATTGGAATGCAAACAACGTTTTAAACCAAATGGATGGACTGTCTCTGCCCCTGATACCCAGATCTGACATCtgttcaattgaattttatttatatagcgccgattcatgaaatatgtcacctcaaggtactttccaaagtcaaattcaaagaCAGAGAATAGTGGAGAAGATGTAGGTTACAATATTTTGATACAATCATCACAATATTTAACAATAACGCTGACTGCATTTATGGGCACAATGGTGGCGCAGGGCTAGTACAGGGGCCTCGTTCCTGAAAGCAGCCGTccctaaatatatatatatatatatatatatatatatatatatatatatatatatatatatatatatatatatatatatatatatatatattatattatatatatatatatatatatatatatatatatatatatatatatatatatatatatttgtatatcgTTAGATGGCTGATTCTATGTTTTAAACCTGTCGcaggttttcctgtttttaatttaCCTTGCCACACCTAGAAATCAGaccatttaacacattttaatatcagacctAGATGACATGAGTAATTATTGGGGAAGAATTTTGGTAGGCAAGTTCACAAGTTCAGTACCATGAGcgataaagctgttattaaaggattttttggggcaaaaaaaataacaatttaagattttctttagagaaataaacaaaattgttttaaattagctGATATTCAGATGACACTGAAGAACTTTATCAATTTAGACATATACATTGGCAAGTATTTATCTTTACAATAGGATTGGGCTCAAAAAGAGCATGAGAAGTCCAATTGAAACGTCACATTTTAGATGACAGTTTTCAAACCAATGAGAACGACTTAACAATCCCTCTAACCAATCACGTTGACGCAAAGTTCCCAGAAGGCGGGACTTAACGGAGCCTCCTGCCATACCTGGTTTATCGTATAAAAAAAGCTGAGCGCAAACTAAATTTCACTGCCAATGAAACTCGCAGAATGAATGGGACCGCTTATTCCAACTTTGACAACCAGGAACATGTTCTGAAACTAGGAGAGACGTTCGAGAAACACCCTAAAAGTGCCTACCACACGGTGCGATGTAAGTGGCGTTTTGAATCCTTATAGGTGACGTCTGCCGTTTACTTTGGCTAACAAGTAGCGCGCTAGTTAGCATGACAGCTAAACATCCGGAGTTTGCTTGTGCGGTTGCTAGAACAGCCGTCTCTGTGACTTATTCCTGTTAGACAGCTTCTTCAATTATCTTGAGAAATCGGCAGCTTTTTATGGCAAAGTGTCATTTTGCTTTTAAGTATTAAAACTACTGCCGCTGCTTCAACCTGTCGAAATATAAGCTAATGTTAGCAGTGCGTTTGGTTGCACCCTACTGCCACCTTGCGGTAGAGGCATTCAACTGCACCGTTGAAATCATCGCTcgttctcagtttttttttttaaaaaaagttaaaacagcCATATGTACATATTatcactgtattttttttttttttattatacccAAAATTTCTAACTACATCTCCTCATCCTCCCCCACAGATGACTTCAAACCAGCATCCATCGACACAGCATGTGAGGGAGAGCTGGAAGTGGGCAAAGGAGAGCAAGTCACTATCACTTTACCTAATTTAGAGGTTagagattatttaaaaacatttttttgattgTATTAAGATTAAGTTTTTAAAATGGGggagaaaattatttaatagattttttttcctttttaatgtaCAAAACACATGAAGATTTTTGTAACATACATGTTTTTTCAGcagattttactgtttttgtgtttgtttataagATTAAAAGTATTATGATTTTTCTGGCTGACTTGTGAGAGAATCCCAAAATGTGTTCTTGAAAGTAAACATTGAGGATCTTGATGTTAGACAAAAGCCTCTAGCCTGGCCGCATGCACTAGCACAACATATTTGGGGGTCACGAGTCAACAACTTGTAACCGCTTAAAGTTTCTTTAAGTTTCTTGTTATGAttgcttatttgtttttttttttccctccccctGATGACCTGTAAGGGTTCGAGTGCTCCAGTTACGGTGTTTAAGGGATCTAAGAGGCCTTACATGAAGGAGTGCATCCTCATCGTGAACCATGACACGGGAGAGTACAGGCTCGAAAAACTCAACAGCAATATAGCTGTGAAGAAGACGAGGTGAGCTAAAATAGTTCTTTATAATATTGCTAATATGGTCTTACCTTTTTAAGGAATGGAGCTACACCTAAGGGTGAGGCTTGATCTAAtaagtttgattttgttttttagagtAAACGGGGCTTCCATGCAGTCTGGAAAGATATAGAATTTGATGTAGTTATTTTTACAGGTCTGGAAAAGTATAATAAGTATGTAAGAATGTTAGACCACTCCAGCTTTATTCCCTGTTCTATGGTCTGCATCTGTCAGCCATACATCCGTCCGATAGGCATCAATCCATCTCTGTCAGTCACGTTCTTTTGCAGGTCTGACCATTGCAGAAAAAACTTTCCTAAATCCATTATggagtttggtgttttttttattttgttttatgacaAAACCCTAAAAAATAGGATTTTTGGGATGACTTGCACATGATTTCAAAATGTGTGAAAGGGAAATTTAAATGATATTTGTCTTCTCGTGGATTTCCAGGGCTGAAGGCAGCAGTAAAATTCACTCTCGCCTGGAACAACAAACGAGTCGCCTGAGCCAGCAGATAAAGGGAAGCGGCAACAGCACCACAGCCAAGACCTCAACCAGCTCCAAGAGCCCGCCGCCCAAGGAGAAGACTCCTCCAGCATCTCCAATGGATGACATTGAAAGAGGTATTATGTCGTATTATACCTCTCCAGTAAAGCCTGCGTGCAGAGGAGAGTATGCTGTGCCCCATGGAAGCTGCTGAATCTTCTCCGTTTTCTAAATCTTTCTCCAGTATTGATGGAGGAGGCCCATCGGCTGAGCAGCGGCGACAGCTCTTCGGACTCGAACAGCTCGTCTTCGTCGAGCAGCGATGACAGTTCCGGTAGCAGCGACTCGGAGGATGAACGTAACCCGGCCCCGACCAACCAGAGCATGCCTGTGATAAACACCAGCACCAACGCAACAGGCCTCCACCAGGAGAGCGGAGGAGGCCTCATTATGAACACGCTCAGTGAGTTGCACGGGCCTCGTCTGAAGCGAATCTCCTTTGTTTTTATGCTGTCAGGTTTAGCGGTGGGTCGATGTGGACTTAAtattttatcacaatatattgtaaTAATGTTGGGATAACtgataaaagtaataaaagacTTTACAGCTTCAGGTAACACTGTGGCTGACTGCATGTCAATTATAGCCCAATAAACAccaaatgttgtccttttaaaaaaaacacttaaaaatgtaacattaaaacaaaatttgaaatatgTTTCATCGGGACTCTTGTTACATAAAgaagtgattttattttatttttttataattttttaccaaactgcacacagtaaaACTAAGAGCTGGCTAAGAGAAAGTGATAATATCTATAAAACCATTTCCCAGCTCGACTTCTTAGACTTGGAGGGGGGTGTTGCAGTAAACACGGGGTGGGGACGGCGTGTGAATCAGACATGCCAAGCGTATCTTTACTAGACCTGTTGGGCTTTCACTGAGTACAGACGGCACCAGTGAGCTTCTGGGAACACCAAGGCCAAATGCCAGCTGTGCTGTATTGGCTGAACACAGAGCATGGAGAGCTGTGCTCCAGGTTCACGTCAGATTGAGGACTGTCGAGTTCAAAAATGCTTTTCTAAGCTGGTCGGCAAATTGTTAGAATTAAGCCTTGAGCATTCCTGCTTTATGTCGCCCAggttagggctgaacgattttggaaaataatctaattgtgatttttattttattttttttcttaatattgcgatttaatgcgttttttttttttttttttttttttcccaatttaatttatcatgtctttttaaacatacacaaacaacaaaatcattCTGTTTCcttgctgtgcagattagttgctaaaagacccgcagcatctaaactcagagcagaaatgattgcattctgcctacaatatatttaaaccaaaattgcaatttggacttttctctgcgttaaccacaagcaacaaaaatggcgtctaaataaagacgtttgtaaacaagaactttttaaaacaagaacttttaatgtttctattaatcagaatattattcaggagaacagcttttagttgatttggacatcaatccttgttgaacataaagtgcaaccaacaagcaagtctatgtattaaactgattgacctgtacttaatgctatgtatgattatataaactctaaaacaagtaataaaattagattatctcactgctgcaactgtcttcccttccatgtggaggcaaacccactttaaacattttaccaacacctaatggacgtgtctaattaactaattgttacatagccaaacaTTGCAGactctgtgatttggaaattgtgtttttttttaattagcgattatattgaaaatgaatTCAGCCCTAGCCCAGGTCCAGTGTTAGTTTCTCACCACATGGGGGCGTTCTGCATACATTGCAGATATCATGGTGCAGCCCTGAAGCATGCCAATACTTTTTGAATTTGGGGGGAAattattgatttctttttttgtgtgttttcatgaCAATTCACCAGTGAACATAAAGCTAAGCTGTTGTTTGGAAATTGTTTTCCTTCTCCAGAGAATGACCTCCAGCTGAGCGAATCAGACAGCGATAGTGACTGAAGGAAGCGACGGCCTGGACGTGAACCATTAAGGAGCCCAGCAAAGACCTGTCCGCTCTCCTGCCGCCTGTGAAGTGTGGCCGTGTTATTTACATATCCACAGATCTGTTAGACATGCTGCTTCTCTGCTCACAAACTCAGCGTTTCATCTTCCTTTGCTCGTGTGAAAGCTCCACCGTTGTGGTGCCTTAGTTGATAGAGATTTGGCGCTTTACTGTGTTTTGTGTCGTTTCAATTGGTGCCTCTGCTGGggttaaacagttttaaggAATTGCATGGGACATAATGTGAAAAGCATTTGTGAAATCGAGACAGATGTGGTCAACTTAAACCACCTTCTATACTTCTGCATTTCTGCCTAATGACGTTAGCTGGCACTGCCGAACGCCGTCTATCAATTTCAATGTGTGCCACACGACTATATCCGAAGACATCTGTTACAATCAGAAGCAGGGTTAACAAAAAAATGGAGTTTATGAATCGGAAACCTACAAAAAGAGGCTGCAAGACGGTCAAATTGTCATTGGAGGGAGACCGAGATGGTTTTCTGCAGACTTCTTAATCTGCTACTCCCATAAAGCACCGCAGCTACGAGCgtttaaatacagtttaattaaTGCCGCGCTATCACTCAGTGGACTTAAGTATGCTTTGTAGCTTTAAACCTGCGATACTTGAATCTAataatttcttttcttaatgCTCTTGACCAGAAGTGAGTGGATTTTATGTTTAGTTTATTACCCGAGCAATTGGAAGCGCAAGTTACAAAGCAAGCGACGCAGAGCCAGACCAGACGTGTTGATACTGGGCCTGAGTGAGTCTTAAGAGATTACTTAATGtgcctttttatttcctctggaAGTTCCTGTGGGCTTCCTGCCTTCCCCATTACCCCCGTATCACAGCCGAGTCGACTCAACTAACAGGAAGCGGATGTTTGTGTCCCAGGCGCTACTTTGGCATCCGAACCATCTGAATACGGCGAGAGGCCGAGGCTCATGTCTTTTGAAATGAAAAGTCAAATGTATATGTAGCATAAAGATCTTTAGCAAAtattaaaagatttttattgTCTCTCGGgtgcattattttatttgtgccaATGATCATTTTCAGAACCTTACACTTAAAAAGCAGTTGATCTACCCAGCCTATTATGTGCATAGCTGCTATAGGTATGAGccactttcaattcaatttgaagattttctttgctttctctcttttatttctgtaggacaaaaataaaacgaTCCTTGATCCTTGCAGTGGTTTTTCATCACACGTGGATTTCAACACTTTTACCCACCAGTGTTTTGGACTTAGTGAAAGCGTACTCTTTCAAAAGTTAAAGGTAGCTGCACTGcacctttatttattattgagcATCTTTATATTTGAGTTAAATTATCTACATTTAGTATTGAATGCTTAAGTCCACATTAAACATGACAAAAGTCAGAGGTTTTGAAATGGAGCTTATCTAAGTTCGCCCACATGCCAGCAGTAGCTGTGGACCACGCCAGAAACTAGAGGCCAGTTTCAGCATTTAGTCGTTTCATGATCTGTGGAACCTATAGATAACACGACTTGTCATTCTAACAGTTTTAATGGGGATGCATcattaaaaatttttttaagcacttaaaggtatactatgcaaccggggttgattttccagcgaggctcccccaagagggcgaaagtaaaactGCACTGTCGTAatgatgctcagctgttctggttcctccgtcaagccaggcgcggttgttttgagcttagcagacaggcgaacgcaacgaaaagtggaaaaaacggcagtacaaacaatgactaacacagtgaaggtatgaacatcaagcttcccgcagcgctatcttggcgaggcggccggccggccggccgccgccgcctcgccagttttattattattattatttatttatttatttatgttggcgagacgccactgcctcgccaagccgccgccgcctcgccgcggtagcgtctcgccaacataaaaaaaaaaaaaaaataaataataataataataataataaaactcgatatgcttgcatgttt
This genomic interval carries:
- the eaf2 gene encoding ELL-associated factor 2, producing the protein MNGTAYSNFDNQEHVLKLGETFEKHPKSAYHTVRYDFKPASIDTACEGELEVGKGEQVTITLPNLEGSSAPVTVFKGSKRPYMKECILIVNHDTGEYRLEKLNSNIAVKKTRAEGSSKIHSRLEQQTSRLSQQIKGSGNSTTAKTSTSSKSPPPKEKTPPASPMDDIERVLMEEAHRLSSGDSSSDSNSSSSSSSDDSSGSSDSEDERNPAPTNQSMPVINTSTNATGLHQESGGGLIMNTLKNDLQLSESDSDSD